The following DNA comes from Gordonia zhaorongruii.
GTCCGCCCCGCTCATTCGCCGCTCGACGGTGACACGCTCTTCGCCGTGGCGACCGGCGCACGCGAAGCAGATCCGGATCCCGACGTCGACATCCCGGTCGGCATGGAACCCGACATAGCGGTGGTGGCCGGACTCGCGGAGGCGGCAGCGACCGTCGTGCAGCGAGCGATCGTCTCGGCGGTGGTCCATGCGACGTCGGTGGCCGGAATCCCCGCCTACCGCGACGTCGTCGCCTCGGCGTTCGCAGGGGATTCATGAACGCAGGGGACTCGTGAACAGGGCGCCCGCGGGCCCGAGCGCTGCATCATCGCGGTCGAGGTGGGGTCGAGCGGCGATCATCATCGGCGTCGTCGTGGTGGTCCTGCTCGCGATCGAGGTGGTCGACCTCATCCTGAACGGACGCCTGGACCGTCTCGGCATCGTTCCCCGGGAGTGGTCGGGCCTGTCGGGCATCGTGTGGGCGCCACTTCTGCACGCGGACCTGGCGCATCTCGTCGCGAACCTGCTGCCGGGGGTGGTGCTGGCCTTCTTCGTGCTGCTCAGCAGGCGGGCCGTGCTCGTCACGGGCATCGTCTGGGTGGTGTCCGGGCTCGGGGTCTGGCTGATAGCGCCGGCCGGCACGGTCACGATCGGCGCGTCCGGCATCGTGTTCGGGTGGCTGACCTATCTGATCGTTCGGGGGCTCTTCACCCGTGACGTGTGGCAGGTGCTGGGCGGCGTGGTGATCGCTCTCGTCTACGGCGGCATCCTGTGGGGTGTCCTGCCCGCAGCGAGCGGGGTGTCATGGCAAGGTCATCTGTTCGGGGCTGCAGGCGGCGTCCTCGCGGCTGTTGTCACATCCAAGACGGGCAAATCTAAGCCAGGCACATCCAGAACAGGCACATCCAAGACGGGAATCGATCAGGGAGGCTTCCGCTGAACCACGGACCGATCGGCATCTTCGACTCCGGCGTCGGCGGGCTCACCGTGGCACGCGCGGTTATCGACCTGCTACCCGACGAAGACATCGTGTACATCGGCGACACCGCGAACGGGCCGTACGGTCCGCTGACGATCCCGGAGATCCGGGGCCACGCTCTGGCGATCGGCGACGAGCTGATGCGCCGCGGAGTGAAGGCGATCGTCATCGCGTGCAACACGGCATCCGCCGCGATGCTGCGCGACGCGCGCGAACGGTATGCGCCGATCCCGGTGATCGAGGTGATCCTGCCCGCGGTACGGCGTGCGGTCGCCGCCACCAGGAACGGCCGGATCGGTGTGCTGGGCACCGAGGCGACCGTAGCCTCACGTGCGTACCAGGACTCTTTCGCGGCCGCCCGGGACATGGAGATCACCGCGGTGGCGTGTCCGCGGTTCGTCGACTTCGTCGAGCGGGGCGTGACGAGCGGCAGGCAGATCCTGCAACTGGCACAGGGCTACCTGGCTCCGCTGCAGCAGGCGGACGTCGACACCGTCGTGCTCGGCTGCACCCACTACCCGTTGCTGTCGGGCGTCATCCAGTTGGTGATGGGCGACGACGTCACTCTCGTGTCGAGCGCGGAGGAGACGGCCAAGGACACGTTCCGAGTGCTGACCGAAGCCGACACCCTGAACCCTCACTCGGGGCGCGAGGCGCACCGATTGTTCTCGGCCACAGGCGATCCCGAACTCTTCCGCAAACTATCGGCCCGATTCCTCGGTCCTCAGGTCGGCCATGTCGCGCATTTTTAACCCCTCATTGTGATCAGTGTCACCTGATGGCCGCGAGCGGTCCATGTGTCACGTCGCGCCGGTTAAGTGTTCGACGGCTAACCAGGCATGGCAAAGTGGGCGTATGCGATTGACGGTGCTCGGATGCTCGGGGAGTGTGAACGGTCCCGGCGCAGCGTGCTCTGGCTACCTGGTGCAAGCCGACGGGTATCCGCCGGTACTCATCGACTGCGGGCACGGCGTTTTCGGTGAGTTGCTGCGATACGCGAACCCGAACGAAGTCGCAGTCCTGCTCAGTCACATGCACGCGGACCACTGCATGGACCTCCCCGCGATGCTGGTATGGCGCCGCTGGTCTCCTGAGCGTGCGACGGAGCGTTCACTGCTCTTCGGTCCCGACGGCGTCGAGGTGCGCATCGGTGCGGGGTCCTCGGAGTACCCGGGCCACGTCGACGACATCACCGACACGTACGAGGTCCACGAATGGCAGGACCGCGTGGCCGTCGAGGTTCACGGGCTCCACATCGAGCCGTTCAAGGTGAATCATCCGCCGAGCACGTACGGGTTGCGGATCACCAGTCCAGACGGTGCGGTACTGGCGTACAGCGGCGACACCGGTGTGTGCGACGAACTGGTCGAGGTGGCGCGCGACGCCGACCTGTTCCTGTGCGAGGCGTCGTGGACGCACGACCCGGAGAACCGGCCGGAAGGGATTCACCTGTCCGGTGTCGAGGCGGGGCAGGCTGCTGCCCGCGCTAGCGCGCGGTCCCTCGCTTTGACGCACGTCGTGCCGTGGACGGATTCGGACGCGATCCTCGACGAGGCCTCCGGTGAATACGCAGGACCGCTGCAGCTGGTGCATCAAGGCCAGGTCATCGAGGTTCGCCCGCCGCTGTAGGTGCAGACGGGCTCAGCCTCAGAACGGAATATCGCCCGACGTATTCGGCCGATCACTCGGTGCGGCGTGGTCGTGCTCTCTCGCCCGGCGGTTCTCGGCGCGCATCTTCATCCGGTACCGGTGCTTGGCTTCGGTTCGTGACGTCGAGCGCTGCGGTTCCGCCCTCGGGTTCGAGGGTCCCGGTGATGCCGGTGGGCCGTGGCGGCAGGGGAGCAGCCCGAGTTCGGGGAGCAGCCAGGTGTTGCCCGCCTCGGTGCGGACGGTGATCCCGGTCGGGGAGGTCACCTCGGTCCAGATGATCCCGTTCGCGTCGATCATCTGGTCGTCGAGCCAGCCGTCGGTGCTCGTCTTGAGTCCGTGATGGAAGCGGCACTTCGGATTCAGGTTGCAGAAGCAGGTGGCGCCGCCGGCGGCCGGATCGCGATGGTTGTACTCGCAGACGTGGTCGAGATCGGACTTCCATGCCGGCCGGTCGCATCCGGGCCATGAGCATCGTCCGAAAGCAGCGCGCACGGCGGCGTCGCAGGTCGCCGTGGGGCGGTAAGGGCAGGCGTCCTGCGCAGTCTGCTCGAGGAGCTCGTCGACGTCGAGATCGCGCTCGACGGCGTCCGGACGCTCGATCAGCTCCCTGACGTGGTCGGCCGAGACGGGTCCGAAACCGTCCAGGTAAGCCGGAGTGTCAGTGGATCCGTCGAGGGTCTCGCGCCGGGCGACGACGTGGAGCACGATGCGCGCGCACCGGTCGGCGATCTGGCCGTCGGATAGCTCGGCCGGACAATCCGGCCGGCTGCACCGGCAGGTGAACGTCCGCCTCTGCAGCAGGGCCACTGCAGCGTCCGACCGTCGCTGTGCCTTACTTCGCGGGTCGTCGTCGCACACTCCAGCGGCGAGGGCGTCGACGACTTCCTGCGACAGCAGTGCGTCCTCGGCGTCGGCGGTGACGATGAAGCGCGACAGCCGGCCATCGAGCGGGGACGCTCCGGCGTCCTTGAAGTGCCTGGACTCCTTGCGTCGTTGCCGGGCGGCCTCTGCATCCAGTCGGGTGACGATGCGTCGTGCGTTCTCGGACGCGCGACGCCGCGAGACCTGCCCTGCACCGCGCAGCCAATCCGCGACCGTGGCATCGACGTCGGCGAGCACTTCCGGGTCTTCGATCAAGGCCGTCTCGAACCGCAGGTCATCGAACATCATCGGCGTGATCAGGGCTGCTCGCATGCACTCTCCGATCCGGGGGATGCGTTCGAAGCAGTCGGCGGCGCGATCGAGGAATCCCTCGGCCTGTGACTGACGGACCCGCGCCACGGCCGCGTACTCGGCGGCCGTTCTGGTGACCGGATCGTAGAGCGCGTTCGGGTCGGACGATACGGCGTCGGCGGCGACGATCGCGGACGTGAGCACCTGGTACGCGGACCGAAAGCGGTACCAGCGCAACGGGCCGTCCAGGCGCTCGGACTGCCCGGCGAACGCGACGCGCGACGCATCGTCCGCGTCGTCAGCGGGGAGAGGGATGCGGATGACGAGTTCGTTCCCGGAGGTCGAGACCGATGCGATGCCGCCCATCGTGATCGCCCCCTGACCGTGTATCGAATGTATGTTCGACTATACCTCGGCCTTGGACAGACGTGCAACGACTGGACCGATACAGTGGAGCACGTGAGCACACGAGAAGACGGCCGCACGGACAACGAGCTGCGGCCCATCAAATTCACCCGCGGTTTCACCTCCCACCCGGCCGGATCGGTCCTCGTAGAGTTCGGCAGCACGCGTGTCATGTGCACGGCGTCGGTCACCGAGGGAGTGCCCTCCTGGCGGCGCGGCTCCGGGCTCGGCTGGCTGACCGCCGAGTACTCCATGCTGCCCGCTGCCACCCACGAGCGCTCCAAGCGTGAGTCGGTGCGCGGCAAGATCGGTGGACGCACCCACGAGATCAGCCGCCTCATCGGCAGGTCCCTCCGTGCATGCATCGACCTCGCGGCTCTCGGCGAGAACACCATCGCCATCGACTGCGACGTTCTGCAGGCCGACGGCGGCACGCGCACTGCGGCCATCACCGGTGCGTACGTCGCGTTGAGCGACGCCGTCACCTGGCTGGGTGCGGCGGGCAAGCTCAACGACCCGCAGCCGCTGTCGTGCGTCATCGCCGCGGTCAGTGTCGGTGTGGTCGACGGCCGTGTGCGCCTTGACCTTCCGTACGAGGAGGACTCGCGCGCCGAGGTCGACATGAACATCGTCGCGACCGACGCCGGGACGCTCGTGGAGATTCAGGGCACCGGTGAGGGCGCGACCTTCCCGCGCCGGACTCTCGACGCGATGCTCGACTCGGCCACGGCCGGAATCGAGAAGATCGTCGAGGCGCAGCAGACGGTGCTCCTGGAGCCGTACCCGGGCGAGCTGCCCACCGCGGCTAAGCCTGCGGGCAAGTGACGCCACGCGTCCTGCTTGCGTCCGGTAACGCGAAGAAGCTGGCGGAACTGCGGCGCGTCGTCGACGGTGCCGAGATCGGCGGCCTCGACGTCATCGGACTCGGCGACGTCGAGGCGTACCCGGAACCCGTCGAGGACGGTGCGACGTTCGAGGACAATGCGCTCATCAAAGCGCGAGAAGCGGTCGCACGCACCGGGTTGCCTTCGCTGGCGGACGATTCCGGGCTGGCAGTCGACGCCTTGAACGGAATGCCCGGCATTCTGTCTGCACGATGGAGCGGCGGTCAGGGCGACGCGGCCAACAACGAGTTGCTCCTCGCTCAGCTCGCCGACGTCCCAGCCGAGCGCCGCGGTGCAGGCTTCGTGTCGGTGTGCGCGCTCGTGCTGCCGGACGGGTCGGAGACCGTCGTGCGCGGCGAGTGGCGAGGGCGGATCGTCGCCGCGCCCACGGGGGCAGGCGGCTTCGGTTACGACCCGTTGTTCGTTCCGGACGACGAGGCTGCCGCCGGCCGTACATCGGCGGAGCTGTCGCCCGGGGAGAAGGACGCCCTGAGTCATCGGGGTAAGGCGCTCGCGCAACTGGTGCCTGCCCTGGCAGGGCTCGCCGGCAGCTGAATCCCGGCAGCTGAGTTCCAGGAGCTACAGGTCGTACGCGGTCTTCACGTCGTGCGTGCGCTTGTGCTCGAAGTAGAACGACAGGAACGGTATGGTGCCGGCGATCGCGGTGGTCAGCAGCTTCAGCCACGGCCAGCGCGCCTTGATGCTCAGGTCGACGGTGAAGATCAGGTAGATGAAGTAGATCCAGCCGTGGGCCACCCCGACCCAGCCGAAACCGTCGACGTCGAACCCGTACTTGGCGACCATCTCGGCGACAAGGAGGAGCAGCCACACGCCGGTGATCCAGGCGAGGACGCGGTAACGCAGCAGCGCGGAGGCGATGGCCTTGCGCTTGAGTGGTCCGGTAGTCGGCTCGGCAGCAGTCTTCTCGTCGGTCACTTCGGTCCTTCGGTGCTGATCAGCGGGGTTGTTCGCGCTGGTCGTTGAGTTCGGTGAGATACCGGTTGTATTCGGTGAGGGTCTCGTCGGGCTGGTCGTCCCGGATGGCGACCGACGGATCGGCGGCGCCGGGACGCTCGGGCAGGATCCCGTCCGGAATCTCCGTCGGGCCCTGTCCGGTGGCACGTTCGGCGGCGGCGTCCGGATCGGACTCCATCACCACGAAGCGGCGGTACGCGTAGACGACGGCGATCGCGAACGCCGGCCACTGGAGGGCGTAACCGAGATTCTGGAAGCTGCCCGACGTCGATTCGAATCGTCCCCATTGCCACCACGCCAGCAGCAAGCATGCTCCCGCCGCGACAACGGTCAG
Coding sequences within:
- a CDS encoding cyclic nucleotide-degrading phosphodiesterase — translated: MRLTVLGCSGSVNGPGAACSGYLVQADGYPPVLIDCGHGVFGELLRYANPNEVAVLLSHMHADHCMDLPAMLVWRRWSPERATERSLLFGPDGVEVRIGAGSSEYPGHVDDITDTYEVHEWQDRVAVEVHGLHIEPFKVNHPPSTYGLRITSPDGAVLAYSGDTGVCDELVEVARDADLFLCEASWTHDPENRPEGIHLSGVEAGQAAARASARSLALTHVVPWTDSDAILDEASGEYAGPLQLVHQGQVIEVRPPL
- a CDS encoding HNH endonuclease signature motif containing protein: MGGIASVSTSGNELVIRIPLPADDADDASRVAFAGQSERLDGPLRWYRFRSAYQVLTSAIVAADAVSSDPNALYDPVTRTAAEYAAVARVRQSQAEGFLDRAADCFERIPRIGECMRAALITPMMFDDLRFETALIEDPEVLADVDATVADWLRGAGQVSRRRASENARRIVTRLDAEAARQRRKESRHFKDAGASPLDGRLSRFIVTADAEDALLSQEVVDALAAGVCDDDPRSKAQRRSDAAVALLQRRTFTCRCSRPDCPAELSDGQIADRCARIVLHVVARRETLDGSTDTPAYLDGFGPVSADHVRELIERPDAVERDLDVDELLEQTAQDACPYRPTATCDAAVRAAFGRCSWPGCDRPAWKSDLDHVCEYNHRDPAAGGATCFCNLNPKCRFHHGLKTSTDGWLDDQMIDANGIIWTEVTSPTGITVRTEAGNTWLLPELGLLPCRHGPPASPGPSNPRAEPQRSTSRTEAKHRYRMKMRAENRRAREHDHAAPSDRPNTSGDIPF
- a CDS encoding DUF3817 domain-containing protein, with product MTDEKTAAEPTTGPLKRKAIASALLRYRVLAWITGVWLLLLVAEMVAKYGFDVDGFGWVGVAHGWIYFIYLIFTVDLSIKARWPWLKLLTTAIAGTIPFLSFYFEHKRTHDVKTAYDL
- the rdgB gene encoding RdgB/HAM1 family non-canonical purine NTP pyrophosphatase, translating into MTPRVLLASGNAKKLAELRRVVDGAEIGGLDVIGLGDVEAYPEPVEDGATFEDNALIKAREAVARTGLPSLADDSGLAVDALNGMPGILSARWSGGQGDAANNELLLAQLADVPAERRGAGFVSVCALVLPDGSETVVRGEWRGRIVAAPTGAGGFGYDPLFVPDDEAAAGRTSAELSPGEKDALSHRGKALAQLVPALAGLAGS
- the rph gene encoding ribonuclease PH — its product is MSTREDGRTDNELRPIKFTRGFTSHPAGSVLVEFGSTRVMCTASVTEGVPSWRRGSGLGWLTAEYSMLPAATHERSKRESVRGKIGGRTHEISRLIGRSLRACIDLAALGENTIAIDCDVLQADGGTRTAAITGAYVALSDAVTWLGAAGKLNDPQPLSCVIAAVSVGVVDGRVRLDLPYEEDSRAEVDMNIVATDAGTLVEIQGTGEGATFPRRTLDAMLDSATAGIEKIVEAQQTVLLEPYPGELPTAAKPAGK
- a CDS encoding rhomboid family intramembrane serine protease; the protein is MNRAPAGPSAASSRSRWGRAAIIIGVVVVVLLAIEVVDLILNGRLDRLGIVPREWSGLSGIVWAPLLHADLAHLVANLLPGVVLAFFVLLSRRAVLVTGIVWVVSGLGVWLIAPAGTVTIGASGIVFGWLTYLIVRGLFTRDVWQVLGGVVIALVYGGILWGVLPAASGVSWQGHLFGAAGGVLAAVVTSKTGKSKPGTSRTGTSKTGIDQGGFR
- a CDS encoding transcriptional regulator, which encodes MRPGTVESVTDAASSSKRHRPALIVLTVVAAGACLLLAWWQWGRFESTSGSFQNLGYALQWPAFAIAVVYAYRRFVVMESDPDAAAERATGQGPTEIPDGILPERPGAADPSVAIRDDQPDETLTEYNRYLTELNDQREQPR
- the murI gene encoding glutamate racemase: MNHGPIGIFDSGVGGLTVARAVIDLLPDEDIVYIGDTANGPYGPLTIPEIRGHALAIGDELMRRGVKAIVIACNTASAAMLRDARERYAPIPVIEVILPAVRRAVAATRNGRIGVLGTEATVASRAYQDSFAAARDMEITAVACPRFVDFVERGVTSGRQILQLAQGYLAPLQQADVDTVVLGCTHYPLLSGVIQLVMGDDVTLVSSAEETAKDTFRVLTEADTLNPHSGREAHRLFSATGDPELFRKLSARFLGPQVGHVAHF